From one Lycium ferocissimum isolate CSIRO_LF1 chromosome 7, AGI_CSIRO_Lferr_CH_V1, whole genome shotgun sequence genomic stretch:
- the LOC132061869 gene encoding pectin acetylesterase 8-like, translating to MEELLAKGMKNAKNAILSGNSAGGLAAMIHCDRFRSLLPSTPRVKCLSDGGYFLLDNDGKRGKVLESTFAAVVNLHNSAKMLPSSCTSRKLDPTLCFFPQNLQQYIKTPLFIINSAYDSYQIIFTVIPSAQRADFKENCMLDFNNCSSDQQKMLRDFGAEFVSALPNSYSPSQRGMFVNSCFIHLQISYSTSWTSPLLMVNNKTVAKAFGDWFFERDLCRETVKLQDLPQICRPPPQPAQGQREDPPKRL from the exons ATGGAGGAGCTACTAGCAAAAGGAATGAAGAATGCAAAAAAT GCTATTCTTTCAGGCAATTCAGCTGGTGGATTGGCTGCTATGATCCATTGTGATCGTTTTCGATCTCTATTACCTAGCACGCCTAGAGTGAAATGCCTCTCAGATGGTGGCTATTTTTTACTTGA caATGATGGCAAGAGAGGGAAAGTATTGGAATCAACCTTTGCTGCAGTGGTTAACTTACAT AATTCAGCAAAAATGTTGCCTTCATCATGtacttcaagaaaattggaTCCAACATTG TGTTTTTTCCCACAAAATTTACAACAATATATCAAGACACCacttttcataatcaattctGCTTATGATTCATACCAG ATAATATTTACCGTTATACCCTCCGCACAGAGAGCTGACTTTAAGGAAAATTGTATGCTAGATTTCAATAATTGCTCTTCCGATCAGCAAAAGATGTTACGAG attttggggCAGAATTTGTAAGTGCATTACCAAACTCATACAGCCCTTCACAAAGAGGAATGTTCGTCAACTCTTGCTTCATACATCTACAAATTTCCTACAGTACCAGCTGGACTAGTCCTTTACTCATGGTGAACAATAAG ACAGTTGCAAAGGCATTTGGTGACTGGTTCTTTGAACGAGATCTCTGCCGAGAGACGGTCAAACTACAAGATTTGCCACAAATATGTCGTCCACCCCCTCAACCGGCTCAAGGTCAACGCGAAGACCCCCCAAAACGACTCTGA